In one window of Schistocerca gregaria isolate iqSchGreg1 unplaced genomic scaffold, iqSchGreg1.2 ptg000691l, whole genome shotgun sequence DNA:
- the LOC126319903 gene encoding uncharacterized protein LOC126319903, with amino-acid sequence MQKKYIFFDTQDLNSLHDISMILSNSLLVENASVSVPPYSLSMLINIPNNVAYLEGEVLYIKGINPLTDLISYIKFIHNLLEPFKLKFVLKETIVLPKRSALQAFEKDIIKVYRLRSVFSANLERCMNHLLFKKFEEVVFEHSYKMCIDDDKTQFQPLKTFEYACVGGTFDHFHLGHQLLLTASLCVTSKKLLIGVADGPLLDKKEYKEYIQPYEIRSSVVEAFCKLVCPELTVDIQRIFDPVGPAATEEKLQACILSMETEKSINMINEARTKNRLAPIQACTIELVNDRADSPSSIQSKKISSTYFRMKEASNAEIARRE; translated from the exons ATgcaaaaaaagtatatttttttcgATACTCAAGATCTCAACTCTTTGCACGACATATCTATGATTCTTAGTAATAGCCTGTTGGTTGAAAACGCTTCGGTTTCTGTTCCCCCCTATTCCTTGTCCATGTTGATCAACATCCCGAATAACGTCGCGTATCTAGAAGGCGAGGTTCTGTACATTAAAGGGATAAATCCGCTAACG GATCTCATAAGCTATATCAAGTTCATACACAATCTCCTAGAACCGTTCAAGCTGAAGTTCGTTCTGAAAGAGACAATCGTACTTCCTAAAAGAAGCGCTCTTCAAGCCTTCGAGAAGGACATCATCAAAGTCTACAGACTCAGAAGCGTCTTCTCTGCGAATCTCGAAAGATGCATGAACCATTTGCTCTTTAAAAAATTCGAAGAGGTTGTTTTCGAACACAGCTATAAAATGTGCATTGATGATGACAAGACGCAATTTCAACCGCTAAAAACATTCGAATACGCCTGCGTTGGCGGGACTTTTGATCATTTTCATTTGGGCCACCAGCTGTTGTTGACGGCCTCCCTATGCGTGACTTCCAAGAAGTTGCTGATAGGGGTCGCCGACGGGCCCCTTCTGGATAAAAAAGAGTACAAAGAATACATACAGCCGTACGAGATCCGGTCTTCCGTTGTAGAGGCGTTCTGCAAGTTGGTGTGTCCTGAGTTGACCGTCGACATACAAAGAATTTTCGACCCAGTTGGCCCGGCTGCTACAGAGGAAAAACTACAAGCATGTATACTGTCAATGGAAACTGAAAAGTCGATCAACATGATTAACGAAGCTAGAACCAAAAATAGATTAGCGCCAATTCAGGCCTGTACTATAGAGCTAGTGAACGATAGGGCTGACTCCCCCAGCTCTATACAAAGCAAGAAAATATCAAGCACTTATTTCAGAATGAAAGAAGCAAGCAACGCAGAAATTGCCCGACGCGAATAG
- the LOC126319899 gene encoding ATP-dependent RNA helicase ddx23-like has protein sequence MTGSTREPISLEDLIKKKKTEQEDTGKPVFLTKAQRREQALLLRQEAVKREIAERAQGSQIHERPPNESSDSPPMYIQKYDWHEREKEIEEIKRQRLGIVEKRKRVLKPSDKFNTKPTHWDLSEDTSNEMNSLYNKRVLFRPQFGTGSVAGIDEEKQLKAMLKHTENRESCRRYDERLRKIKEEYKNSGLNWREKRLEQMTARDWRIFKEDHNISTKGGGIPHPIRYWHESGLPDWLLSAVKDMGYENLSAIQMQAIPIGLEGRDMIGIAETGSGKTAAFLIPLLVYISRLLPLTSKTDEDGPCACVLAPTRELAQQIEQEALKFTKYKKFRVVLLVGGVDIQTQVSALRKGCELIVATPGRLVDLLRSFYIVLSQCNYVVLDEGDQMIDLGFESQLLEVLEAMPRSKLKSEDESSATQQEPDKGNASRTMVLFSATMPPAIERIAAKYLKKPAYVYIGEVGRTVDRIKQVVEFVKGEADKRRRLQEILEHGPPPPIIIFLNQKKNCDMIAKFLSRLGYIVAVLHSGKPQAQRELAIEEFRAKEVDILVATNVIGRGLDIKGVTHVINYDLPKTIDEYTHRIGRTGRAGEDGLATSFIKREDVEIMPALKQMLIKTGNKVPKELHELANSAQNKPMF, from the exons ATGACAGGCT CTACGCGAGAGCCCATATCGCTAGAAGatctaatcaaaaaaaaaaaaacagaacaagaaGATACAGGTAAGCCTGTGTTTTTGACGAAGGCTCAGAGACGCGAGCAGGCGTTGCTGCTGAGGCAAGAGGCCGTCAAACGCGAGATAGCGGAGAGGGCGCAGGGGTCTCAGATACACGAGAGACCCCCCAATGAGTCGTCGGACTCGCCGCCCATGTACATTCAGAAGTATGACTGGCACGAACGCGAAAAGGAGATTGAGGAGATAAAGCGTCAGAGGCTCGGGATAGTTGAGAAGCGCAAGAGGGTTTTGAAGCCTAGCGATAAGTTCAACACAAAGCCCACTCATTGGGATTTGAGCGAGGACACAAGCAACGAAATGAATTCGCTGTATAATAAGAGGGTGTTGTTCCGACCGCAATTTGGCACTGGCTCGGTGGCCGGAATCGACGAGGAGAAGCAGCTGAAGGCAATGCTCAAGCACACGGAAAATCGGGAGAGTTGCCGCCGTTACGACGAGAGGTTGCGCAAAATCAAGGAGGAATATAAGAACAGCGGGTTAAACTGGCGCGAAAAGAGGCTCGAACAAATGACGGCGAGAGATTGGAGAATTTTCAAAGAAGACCACAACATTTCGACAAAAGGTGGCGGAATTCCCCATCCCATTCGCTATTGGCACGAATCTGGTCTACCAGACTGGCTGCTTAGCGCGGTGAAGGACATGGGATATGAGAACTTGTCCGCGATTCAGATGCAGGCGATTCCAATAGGCCTGGAAGGACGCGACATGATTGGAATTGCCGAAACTGGGAGTGGAAAAACGGCAGCTTTTCTCATTCCTTTGTTGGTTTATATATCCAGACTTCTTCCCCTTACGTCTAAGACGGATGAGGACGGTCCATGCGCATGCGTGCTCGCACCTACTAGAGAATTGGCGCAGCAAATCGAACAAGAGGCCTTGAAATTCACGAAATACAAGAAATTCCGTGTAGTGTTGTTAGTCGGCGGAGTCGACATCCAGACTCAAGTCTCGGCGCTGCGGAAGGGCTGCGAATTAATTGTGGCGACGCCTGGACGCCTGGTCGACTTACTGAGAAGCTTTTACATAGTGCTCAGTCAATGCAACTACGTCGTGTTAGATGAAGGTGATCAAATGATAGACTTGGGGTTCGAATCGCAGCTGCTCGAAGTTCTAGAAGCGATGCCTCGTTCCAAGCTGAAGAGCGAAGACGAAAGTTCGGCCACTCAGCAAGAACCCGATAAAGGAAACGCCTCTCGAACGATGGTTTTGTTCTCTGCGACGATGCCTCCTGCGATCGAACGAATTGCGGCCAAATATTTGAAGAAGCCAGCTTATGTGTATATTGGAGAAGTGGGAAGAACCGTAGACAGAATCAAACAAGTAGTCGAGTTCGTCAAAGGAGAAGCCGACAAACGTAGACGCCTacaagaaatactggaacatgggcCACCACCACCCATTATTATTTTTCTGAATCAGAAAAAGAATTGCGACATGATCGCCAAATTTTTGAGCCGCCTTGGATACATTGTAGCCGTACTGCACTCCGGAAAGCCCCAGGCGCAGCGAGAACTGGCAATAGAAGAATTTCGAGCAAAAGAAGTAGACATTCTGGTGGCAACAAATGTCATCGGTCGCGGCTTAGATATCAAGGGAGTCACCCATGTAATCAACTACGACCTGCCAAAGACTATCGACGAGTACACACATAGAATCGGACGTACGGGAAGAGCAGGAGAAGACGGCTTGGCCACCAGCTTTATCAAGAGAGAGGATGTCGAAATCATGCCAGCCCTCAAACAAATGCTAATCAAGACAGGCAACAAGGTTCCCAAAGAACTGCACGAACTGGCCAATTCCGCGCAGAATAAGCCTATGTTCTAG
- the LOC126319902 gene encoding protein IMPACT-like — protein sequence MCAVQSDVERKENEISCLADIYGREFEQISICPSRYKVVIDMGNDLPPVILSISLPEDYPNKPPRYELHFNLENWQTHTFVSETSLASMINPLMQLHDPDNQCNLVRAIEWVRENAPSYVRLPSSEDNSECVSPNQRTLGDRVPKEMQSKHKSGGPLPTIFHGSITTNKKSRFQAHLACAISDLEVNQILEEICTDKKIASATHPCIYAVRLQLDPNEEPVEMQHNGGEAGAAQRLMHILHTRKIKNILIVVTRWFGGTMLGPDRFREITASANTLLNLVFLNTEEANSQSLENKPIWEVGQHLQKEGNRLRVGYRSSAQSDIQECTLRAFQTRKIGYHQLEYLKRETDEKKLWERQTGKHIRIGKR from the exons ATGTGTGCCGTACAAAGTGATGTTGAACGCAAGGAGAATGAGATATCATGCCTGGCTGACATCTATGGGAGAGAGTTTGAGCAAATCTCTATCTGTCCGAGCCGGTACAAG GTTGTTATCGATATGGGGAACGACTTACCGCCGGTCATCTTGTCGATCAGTCTGCCGGAAGACTATCCAAACAAGCCACCTCGGTACGAATTACATTTCAATTTAGAAAATTGGCAGACGCACACTTTTGTGTCAGAAACTTCGCTAGCGTCTATGATCAATCCATTAATGCAGCTGCACGATCCGGATAATCAATGCAATCTTGTACGGGCTATAGAGTGGGTTAGAGAAAATGCGCCGAGCTATGTCAGACTTCCTTCAAGCGAAGATAACAGCGAGTGTGTATCGCCGAACCAAAGAACTTTGGGAGACCGCGTGCCTAAAGAGATGCAGTCTAAACACAAGTCCGGAGGGCCCCTGCCGACCATTTTTCACGGCTCGATTACGACGAACAAAAAAAGTCGGTTTCAAGCTCACCTGGCATGTGCCATCTCAGACCTTGAGGTCAACCAAATTTTAGAAGAAAtttgtacagacaaaaaaattgcGTCTGCCACCCATCCTTGCATCTACGCCGTCCGACTTCAATTAGATCCTAACGAGGAACCTGTCGAGATGCAGCATAACGGCGGCGAGGCAGGTGCTGCACAGCGGctaatgcacattttgcacactaggaaaataaaaaatattcttatTGTTGTGACGCGGTGGTTCGGAGGAACAATGCTAGGCCCGGATCGTTTTCGTGAGATTACGGCGAGCGCCAATACGTTGCTGAATTTGGTTTTTTTAAACACTGAAGAAGCCAACAGCCAAAGCTTAGAAAACAAACCAATTTGGGAGGTCGGCCAACATCTTCAGAAGGAAGGTAATAGACTGAGAGTTGGATACCGGTCTTCTGCGCAGTCAGACATTCAAGAATGCACGTTACGAGCATTTCAGACTAGGAAGATTGGGTACCACCAACTGGAGTATCTAAAGAGAGAAACGGATGAAAAAAAACTGTGGGAAAGACAGACTGGAAAACACATCCGCATTGGGAAACGATGA